A window of Bradyrhizobium sp. AZCC 1610 contains these coding sequences:
- a CDS encoding MAPEG family protein: MSVQMVLLPVFVSIGLTFFLLMWMVTARTKAVKARETSLKDIALGQPKYPARVAQIGNCFSNQFEVPLLFYILIALALPLRRADLFIVLMSWVFVVTRFAHAGIFVTSNNIQQRSLAWFAGALVLLAMWIYFALKLLLLI, encoded by the coding sequence ATGTCGGTTCAAATGGTTTTGCTGCCGGTTTTCGTGTCGATCGGGCTCACTTTCTTCCTGCTCATGTGGATGGTGACCGCCCGCACAAAGGCGGTGAAAGCCCGGGAAACCAGCCTGAAGGACATCGCGCTGGGGCAGCCGAAATATCCCGCCCGCGTGGCCCAGATCGGCAATTGCTTCAGCAATCAGTTCGAAGTACCCCTCCTGTTCTACATCCTGATCGCGCTGGCATTGCCGCTGCGCCGGGCTGATCTCTTCATCGTGCTGATGTCCTGGGTGTTCGTGGTGACGCGATTTGCCCATGCCGGCATTTTCGTCACATCGAACAACATCCAGCAGCGCAGCCTGGCGTGGTTTGCCGGCGCGCTGGTGCTGCTGGCGATGTGGATCTACTTCGCGCTGAAGCTGCTGCTTCTGATCTAG
- a CDS encoding LysR family transcriptional regulator, translating to MIDWDDVRYFLAVARGGSVRAAAERLGVNHSTVLRRIAQLEERLGAQMFEKLPSGYRLTAAGEEVLELANQMEVSSHLLETRVFGRDQSVRGLLRVTLAPTLATHLLMPDLTAFARLHPDIEMEILSSGELANLTNREADVAIRVVYDRKTLPLNLHGLKGPELFGGVYMSRDRLAAWRAGAPDPIRWIVISIHGIPDWASEGEVRTTGVPFRTTDGEAQIVAVRQGLGITTLPCFVGDADPLLVRVPGTDLHMHGTLWLLTQGETRKTKRVRLFTEFVSRRLAAYAPLLAGLSLSRD from the coding sequence ATGATCGACTGGGATGACGTTCGCTACTTTCTTGCCGTCGCGCGCGGAGGCTCAGTGCGGGCCGCCGCCGAGCGCCTCGGGGTGAATCACTCGACCGTGCTGCGACGCATCGCTCAGCTCGAGGAACGCCTCGGGGCGCAGATGTTCGAAAAGCTGCCTTCGGGCTACCGCCTGACGGCTGCGGGCGAGGAGGTCCTCGAGCTCGCGAACCAGATGGAAGTGTCGTCGCACCTGCTGGAGACGCGCGTCTTCGGGCGCGACCAGAGCGTGCGCGGGCTTCTGCGGGTGACGCTGGCACCGACCCTCGCGACACACCTGCTCATGCCCGACTTGACCGCTTTCGCGCGTCTGCATCCGGACATCGAGATGGAAATCTTGTCGTCCGGCGAGCTGGCAAATCTGACCAACCGAGAGGCCGACGTCGCGATCCGCGTCGTCTACGATCGCAAAACTCTGCCGCTCAATCTCCACGGCCTGAAGGGACCGGAATTGTTCGGCGGCGTCTACATGTCCCGCGATCGACTAGCCGCGTGGCGTGCGGGCGCTCCTGATCCCATTCGGTGGATCGTCATAAGCATTCATGGAATCCCTGACTGGGCCAGCGAGGGTGAGGTTCGCACCACGGGGGTTCCGTTCAGGACCACGGACGGCGAGGCGCAGATCGTTGCGGTACGGCAAGGGCTCGGGATCACGACACTGCCGTGCTTCGTCGGAGATGCCGACCCCCTACTGGTGAGGGTGCCGGGCACCGACCTGCACATGCATGGAACGCTCTGGCTTCTCACGCAGGGGGAGACACGCAAGACGAAGCGCGTGCGTCTCTTCACTGAGTTCGTATCCCGCAGGCTCGCCGCGTACGCGCCGCTTCTCGCGGGACTGTCCTTATCGCGTGACTGA
- a CDS encoding NADP-dependent oxidoreductase encodes MSQGKRIVLASRPVGEPKPSDFRLEDCPIPTPGAGEVLLRTIWLSLDPYMRGRMSDGPSYAQPVPINGVMEGGTVSEVIASNNPAFAKGDIVLSRAGWQTHAISDGKGLAKIDPKIAPISTAVGVLGMPGMTAYTGLLDIGKPQAGETVVVAAASGAVGSAVGQIAKIKGARAVGIAGGKDKCAYVRDELGFDDCLDHRDPDLAAKLKDACPKGIDVYFENVGGAVFEAVFPLLNAFARIPVCGLIAHYNDTQAVAPKWAPAMMRNVLTKRLTIRGFIVSDFAARHADFLRDMSGWVREGKVKHKEFVTEGLDSAPAAFMGLLKGANFGKQLVRVGPDEA; translated from the coding sequence ATGTCCCAAGGCAAGCGCATCGTTCTGGCCTCCCGTCCCGTCGGCGAACCCAAGCCATCTGATTTCCGTCTTGAAGATTGCCCGATCCCCACGCCGGGCGCCGGCGAAGTTCTCCTGCGCACCATCTGGCTCTCGCTCGATCCCTATATGCGCGGGCGGATGAGCGACGGTCCGTCTTACGCGCAGCCGGTGCCGATCAACGGCGTGATGGAGGGCGGCACCGTAAGCGAAGTAATCGCGTCCAACAATCCAGCCTTTGCCAAGGGCGACATCGTGCTGTCGCGCGCCGGCTGGCAGACGCATGCGATCTCCGATGGCAAGGGGCTGGCGAAGATCGATCCCAAGATTGCGCCGATTTCAACTGCGGTCGGCGTGCTCGGCATGCCCGGCATGACCGCCTATACGGGCCTGCTCGACATCGGCAAGCCGCAGGCGGGTGAAACCGTCGTCGTCGCCGCCGCTTCGGGCGCCGTCGGCTCGGCGGTCGGCCAGATCGCAAAAATCAAAGGCGCACGCGCGGTCGGCATCGCCGGCGGCAAGGACAAGTGCGCCTATGTCAGGGATGAGCTCGGCTTCGACGATTGCCTCGATCACCGCGATCCCGATCTGGCGGCGAAGCTGAAGGATGCCTGCCCGAAGGGCATCGACGTCTATTTCGAGAATGTCGGCGGCGCGGTGTTCGAAGCAGTGTTTCCGCTGCTCAATGCCTTTGCGCGCATTCCCGTGTGCGGCCTGATCGCGCATTACAACGATACGCAGGCGGTGGCGCCGAAATGGGCGCCGGCGATGATGCGCAATGTGCTGACCAAGCGTCTGACCATTCGCGGCTTCATCGTCAGCGATTTCGCCGCGCGTCACGCCGACTTCCTGCGCGACATGTCGGGCTGGGTGCGCGAAGGCAAGGTCAAGCACAAGGAGTTCGTCACCGAAGGCCTCGACAGCGCGCCGGCCGCGTTCATGGGCCTTCTGAAGGGCGCCAATTTCGGCAAGCAATTGGTGCGCGTCGGACCGGACGAGGCTTGA
- a CDS encoding DHCW motif cupin fold protein — MKIPALPFTVTDWSQIAATKHPGETGEALWRTLDIGDLRVRMVEYSPGYLADHWCDRGHVLYVLEGELDTELRDGRTFKLKAGMSYQVSDFGDAAHRSSTKTGAKLFIVD; from the coding sequence ATGAAAATTCCCGCACTGCCCTTCACTGTCACCGACTGGAGCCAGATCGCCGCGACGAAACATCCCGGAGAAACCGGCGAAGCGCTGTGGCGCACGCTCGATATCGGCGATCTGCGCGTGCGGATGGTCGAGTATTCACCGGGCTATCTCGCCGATCACTGGTGCGACCGCGGGCATGTGCTCTACGTGCTGGAAGGCGAGCTCGACACCGAATTGCGCGACGGGCGCACGTTCAAGCTCAAGGCGGGCATGAGCTATCAGGTCTCGGATTTCGGCGACGCCGCGCATCGGTCGTCGACGAAAACGGGTGCGAAGTTGTTCATTGTGGATTGA
- a CDS encoding RsmB/NOP family class I SAM-dependent RNA methyltransferase has product MTPAARLSAAIELIETIDTQRVPAAKALKEWGTAHRYAGSGDRAAISGLIWDVLRRRASSAWLMDADTPRARALGMMRLERGMTTEAIAALCDGGRFAPEPLTEAERTALTSRTLDGAPPHIAGDYPEWLDAPLAAVFGEDRVAEATAMASRAPLDLRVNTLKAKREKVLASLKHLGAQETPWSPIGLRIELGADARNPGIHAEEDFIKGGIEVQDEGSQLAALFTAAKPGEQVIDLCAGAGGKTLALAAMMQGKGRLIATDRDKRQLAPIYERLSRAGVHNADIRAPKGDSDPLADIKASADLVLIDAPCTGTGTWRRNPDAKWRMRPGALEVRLKDQAEALDRASGLVKAGGRIAYVTCSVLRSENGDQIRSFLGRHPEFSIQPLNETASVLWDKAEDFEKAALKSPEGWLMTPRRTATDGFFVSVLKKG; this is encoded by the coding sequence ATGACCCCCGCTGCCCGGCTGTCCGCAGCCATCGAACTGATCGAGACCATCGACACGCAACGCGTTCCGGCCGCAAAGGCGCTGAAGGAGTGGGGCACCGCGCATCGCTATGCCGGCTCGGGCGACCGCGCCGCGATTTCCGGCCTGATCTGGGACGTGCTGCGGCGGCGGGCGTCCAGCGCCTGGCTGATGGACGCGGACACGCCGCGCGCGCGTGCGCTCGGCATGATGCGGCTCGAGCGCGGCATGACGACCGAGGCCATCGCCGCGCTGTGCGACGGCGGCCGTTTTGCGCCGGAGCCGCTGACGGAGGCCGAGCGCACAGCGCTAACCTCGCGCACGCTCGACGGCGCGCCGCCGCACATCGCCGGCGACTATCCGGAATGGCTGGATGCGCCGCTGGCAGCCGTGTTCGGCGAGGACCGCGTGGCGGAGGCCACCGCGATGGCGAGCCGCGCGCCGCTTGATCTGCGCGTCAACACGCTGAAGGCCAAACGCGAGAAGGTTCTCGCCTCCCTAAAACATCTCGGCGCGCAGGAAACGCCGTGGTCGCCGATCGGCCTGCGCATCGAGCTCGGCGCCGACGCCCGCAATCCCGGCATTCATGCCGAGGAGGATTTTATCAAGGGCGGCATCGAAGTGCAGGACGAGGGCTCGCAGCTCGCGGCGCTGTTCACGGCCGCAAAGCCCGGCGAGCAGGTGATCGATCTCTGCGCCGGCGCTGGCGGCAAGACGCTGGCGCTCGCGGCGATGATGCAAGGCAAGGGCCGGCTGATTGCGACCGACCGCGACAAGCGCCAGCTTGCGCCGATCTACGAACGGCTGTCCCGCGCCGGCGTCCACAACGCCGATATCCGCGCGCCGAAAGGAGACAGTGATCCATTGGCCGACATCAAGGCATCAGCCGATCTCGTGCTGATCGACGCACCCTGCACCGGCACCGGCACCTGGCGCCGCAACCCCGACGCCAAATGGCGGATGCGCCCCGGCGCGCTGGAAGTCCGGTTGAAGGATCAGGCCGAAGCGCTTGATCGGGCGAGCGGTCTGGTGAAGGCGGGCGGCCGTATCGCCTATGTCACGTGCTCGGTGCTACGAAGCGAAAACGGCGATCAGATCCGCAGCTTTCTCGGCCGCCACCCGGAATTTTCGATTCAGCCATTGAACGAGACGGCGAGCGTGCTGTGGGACAAGGCGGAAGATTTTGAGAAAGCCGCGTTGAAGTCTCCGGAGGGGTGGCTGATGACCCCGCGTCGCACCGCCACGGATGGCTTCTTCGTGTCGGTGCTGAAGAAGGGTTGA
- a CDS encoding acriflavin resistance protein: MNITSPILTGAGRAAELPGDSLTSLLRTFGFSDSPDGGLGIIMSALAGIAAALAVAIMLSVYFRSGHRSRHDLLKHGLAASAVLVLLAFVISDTRQAAQAYLGLNPAKPAVEFEIRLPKAVLTTGADTQVELLTDRNQKLAKVQEALASTSDGRSLLRGTVTLDYRTTERVIVLNLPGRAQSTFRLRLPASPSHSGQFGPWHLADGIVPANGGPVTSEHHDAFAIRYRVL, translated from the coding sequence ATGAATATCACCTCCCCGATCCTGACCGGCGCCGGCCGCGCTGCCGAACTGCCCGGCGATTCCTTGACCTCCCTGCTCCGGACCTTCGGGTTCAGCGATAGCCCCGATGGCGGCCTCGGCATCATCATGTCGGCATTGGCGGGTATCGCCGCGGCGTTGGCGGTGGCGATCATGCTGTCCGTCTATTTCCGCAGCGGCCACCGCAGCCGACATGATCTCCTGAAGCACGGGCTTGCCGCCTCCGCGGTGCTGGTCCTGCTCGCCTTCGTGATCTCGGACACGCGGCAGGCGGCGCAGGCCTATCTCGGCCTCAATCCGGCGAAACCCGCGGTGGAATTTGAAATCCGCCTGCCGAAGGCTGTGTTGACGACCGGCGCCGACACCCAGGTGGAACTGCTGACCGACCGGAACCAGAAACTGGCGAAGGTTCAGGAGGCGCTGGCCTCCACCTCCGACGGCCGCAGCCTGTTGCGGGGAACGGTGACGCTCGATTACCGCACCACCGAACGTGTGATCGTGCTGAACCTGCCCGGCCGGGCCCAAAGCACGTTCCGGCTGCGGCTGCCGGCGAGCCCGTCGCATTCCGGCCAGTTCGGGCCGTGGCACCTGGCTGACGGCATCGTCCCCGCCAATGGCGGCCCGGTGACATCAGAGCATCATGACGCCTTCGCGATCCGCTACCGCGTGCTCTGA
- a CDS encoding metallophosphoesterase family protein has translation MTEFRLTQISDTHLARRLQKLTDNFHRVSEHIDATRPDLVINSGDISFDGPTSRSDLEFAKELHDALPVPCRHLPGNHDIGDNPTAVGPAPKQPATEKERQNYLSVIGEDRWRFDAAGWSFIGLNSLIMNTGIESEAEQFGWLASELGRLNGRPVALFLHKPLYLNTPDDPETEATAIRYVPQPRRRSLIEMFAAVDLRLVASGHVHQRRDFTFGRTRHVWAPSAGFIISDERQERIAIKEVGLVEYRFQPDAFEVRHVRAPGQIDVDLDSLIGKGS, from the coding sequence ATGACCGAATTTCGCCTGACGCAAATTTCCGACACCCACCTCGCGCGCCGCCTGCAGAAACTGACCGACAATTTTCACCGCGTCAGCGAACACATCGACGCGACGCGCCCGGATCTTGTGATCAACAGCGGCGATATCTCCTTCGACGGGCCCACCAGCCGCAGCGATCTCGAATTTGCCAAGGAACTGCACGATGCACTGCCGGTGCCGTGTCGCCATTTGCCCGGCAATCACGACATCGGCGACAACCCGACCGCGGTCGGTCCCGCACCGAAACAACCGGCGACCGAGAAAGAGCGGCAGAACTATCTGTCCGTGATCGGCGAAGACCGCTGGCGCTTCGACGCGGCCGGCTGGAGCTTTATCGGGTTGAATTCGCTGATCATGAACACCGGAATCGAGAGCGAGGCCGAGCAGTTCGGCTGGCTGGCTTCAGAGCTTGGGCGCCTCAACGGCCGGCCCGTCGCGCTGTTCCTGCACAAGCCGCTTTATCTGAACACGCCTGATGATCCCGAAACGGAGGCAACAGCAATCCGCTATGTGCCGCAGCCACGGCGCAGAAGTTTGATCGAGATGTTTGCGGCGGTCGATCTGCGGCTGGTCGCCTCAGGCCACGTGCATCAGCGGCGCGACTTCACCTTTGGCCGTACCCGCCACGTCTGGGCCCCCTCGGCCGGCTTCATCATTTCCGATGAGAGACAGGAACGGATAGCCATCAAGGAAGTCGGGCTGGTCGAATACCGTTTCCAGCCCGACGCCTTTGAGGTCCGGCACGTCAGGGCGCCGGGACAAATCGATGTTGATCTGGATTCGCTGATTGGCAAGGGTTCCTAG
- the guaA gene encoding glutamine-hydrolyzing GMP synthase: MTAAQKAREQTTSVASAHDKILIVDFGSQVTQLIARRVREEGVYSEIVPFQKAEAAFDEMKPKAVILSGGPESVHEKGSPRAPQKIFDSGVPVLGICYGQMTMAAQLGGEVEGGHHREFGRADVEVKTASRLFDDTWSMGESHPVWMSHGDRITKMPPGFTVAAVSPNAPFAVIQDEKRKYYGLMFHPEVVHTPDGAKLIRNFVRKVAGLTGDWTMRAFREEAIEKIRAQVGKGRVICGLSGGVDSAVAAVLIHEAIGHQLTCVFVDHGMLRLDEAKTVVDLFRHHYNIPLVHVDASKQFLGELAGVSDPEQKRKTIGRLFIDVFDAEAKKIGGADFLAQGTLYPDVIESVSFTGGPSVTIKSHHNVGGLPERMNMKLVEPLRELFKDEVRVLGRELGLPEIFVGRHPFPGPGLAIRCPGDITKEKLDILRQADAVYIDQIRKAGLYDTIWQAFAVLLPVKTVGVMGDGRTYEYVVGLRAVTSTDGMTADFYPFDMSFLGATATRIINEVKGVNRVVYDVTSKPPGTIEWE; the protein is encoded by the coding sequence ATGACAGCAGCACAGAAAGCCCGCGAGCAGACCACCTCCGTGGCCTCGGCGCATGACAAGATTCTGATTGTCGACTTCGGCAGTCAGGTGACGCAACTGATCGCGCGCCGGGTGCGCGAGGAGGGCGTCTATTCCGAGATCGTGCCGTTCCAGAAGGCGGAAGCTGCCTTCGACGAGATGAAGCCGAAAGCGGTGATCCTCTCCGGCGGCCCGGAATCGGTGCACGAAAAAGGCTCGCCGCGCGCGCCGCAGAAAATCTTCGATTCCGGCGTCCCCGTGCTTGGCATCTGCTACGGCCAGATGACCATGGCCGCCCAGCTCGGCGGCGAGGTCGAGGGCGGCCACCACCGCGAATTCGGCCGCGCCGATGTCGAGGTGAAGACGGCGAGCAGATTGTTCGACGACACCTGGTCGATGGGCGAGAGCCATCCGGTGTGGATGAGCCATGGCGACCGCATCACAAAAATGCCGCCGGGTTTTACCGTCGCCGCCGTCTCGCCGAACGCGCCGTTCGCCGTGATCCAGGACGAGAAGCGCAAATATTACGGCCTGATGTTCCACCCCGAAGTGGTGCACACGCCGGACGGCGCCAAGCTGATCCGCAATTTCGTCCGCAAGGTCGCAGGCCTCACCGGCGACTGGACCATGCGCGCGTTTCGTGAAGAGGCGATCGAAAAGATCCGCGCCCAGGTAGGCAAGGGCAGGGTGATCTGCGGCCTCTCCGGCGGCGTCGATTCCGCCGTCGCCGCAGTGCTGATTCATGAAGCGATCGGCCACCAGCTCACCTGCGTGTTCGTCGATCACGGCATGCTGCGGCTCGATGAAGCCAAGACCGTCGTCGATCTGTTCCGGCATCACTACAACATCCCGCTGGTGCACGTTGATGCGTCGAAACAATTCCTCGGCGAACTGGCCGGCGTCAGCGATCCCGAACAAAAGCGCAAGACGATCGGCCGCCTGTTCATCGACGTTTTCGACGCGGAAGCGAAGAAGATCGGCGGCGCGGATTTCCTCGCCCAAGGCACGCTCTACCCCGATGTGATCGAGAGCGTCTCCTTCACCGGCGGCCCGTCGGTGACGATTAAGTCGCACCACAATGTCGGCGGTCTCCCCGAGCGCATGAACATGAAACTGGTCGAGCCGTTGCGCGAACTGTTCAAGGACGAAGTCCGCGTGCTCGGCCGCGAGCTTGGTCTCCCCGAAATTTTTGTGGGCCGTCACCCGTTCCCGGGCCCCGGCCTCGCCATCCGCTGCCCCGGCGATATCACGAAGGAAAAGCTCGACATCCTGCGCCAGGCCGACGCCGTCTATATCGACCAGATCCGCAAAGCCGGCCTCTATGACACCATCTGGCAAGCCTTCGCCGTGCTGCTGCCGGTGAAAACCGTCGGCGTGATGGGCGACGGCAGAACTTACGAATACGTCGTGGGCCTGCGCGCCGTCACCTCTACCGACGGCATGACCGCCGACTTCTATCCATTCGACATGAGCTTCCTCGGCGCGACGGCGACGCGGATCATCAACGAGGTGAAGGGGGTGAATCGGGTGGTGTATGATGTGACGAGCAAGCCGCCGGGGACGATCGAGTGGGAGTGA
- a CDS encoding dienelactone hydrolase family protein, which produces MRFRDQDIVFAGGAKGQNIDILTANPANYFHVISNAAELPRLVVDGKLFLPASDHRKRNGKLPLVMVVPGSLGVAPSHLKHAETVVADGFAAFVLDSFGARDVTSTVANQTQFSFAASAYDVLAAWMVLSAHPEIDASRIGAQGHSRGGSAVLTAATRRFADAVVGAGAGFRSVLAAYPWSGHQFLDPSVDETEIRVIMGDADEWCSPMQVQGHCQAIRLSGGKATMRLIGGAQHSFDRGTGIENVPDASVSPAAPTAYIANDGAFIHPLTGVADSKLTDRDLMIYALKAGYGRKGARIGSREGDAELFKTDMLAFWRRTLG; this is translated from the coding sequence TTGCGATTTCGCGATCAGGACATTGTTTTCGCTGGCGGCGCCAAGGGACAGAATATCGACATTCTAACCGCCAATCCGGCCAACTACTTCCACGTCATCAGCAATGCCGCCGAACTGCCGAGACTTGTGGTCGACGGCAAGCTGTTCCTGCCGGCTTCGGATCATCGCAAACGCAACGGAAAGCTGCCGCTTGTCATGGTGGTGCCGGGCAGCCTCGGCGTTGCGCCCTCACACCTCAAACATGCCGAAACGGTGGTCGCCGACGGGTTCGCGGCTTTTGTGCTTGACAGTTTTGGCGCGCGCGACGTGACCTCGACGGTCGCCAACCAGACGCAGTTTTCATTTGCCGCCAGCGCCTATGACGTGCTGGCGGCCTGGATGGTGCTGTCGGCCCATCCGGAGATCGATGCTTCAAGGATCGGCGCGCAAGGCCACAGCCGCGGCGGCTCGGCAGTGCTGACCGCGGCGACGCGCCGATTTGCCGATGCGGTGGTCGGCGCCGGCGCCGGTTTTCGCAGCGTGCTCGCGGCCTATCCCTGGAGCGGTCACCAGTTCCTCGATCCCTCCGTCGATGAAACTGAAATCCGCGTTATCATGGGCGATGCCGATGAATGGTGCTCGCCGATGCAGGTGCAGGGCCATTGTCAGGCCATCCGCCTCTCCGGCGGCAAGGCAACGATGCGGCTGATCGGCGGCGCGCAGCATAGTTTTGACCGCGGCACCGGTATCGAGAACGTTCCCGATGCATCCGTCTCCCCCGCCGCACCGACGGCCTATATTGCCAACGACGGCGCCTTCATCCATCCGCTCACCGGTGTCGCGGACAGCAAGCTGACCGATCGCGACCTGATGATCTACGCGCTGAAGGCCGGCTATGGCCGCAAGGGCGCCCGGATCGGAAGCCGCGAGGGGGACGCCGAGTTGTTTAAAACAGACATGCTGGCGTTCTGGCGACGGACGCTGGGGTGA
- a CDS encoding NADPH-dependent F420 reductase, which yields MSYAIVGFGAVGQALARAFARKNIKVAVASRRPPEALAPQARAIGPTVVAKSLRDALEADTIILAVPFGEHREVAKALPSWKGKTVIDAMNALVPLEELDGLPSSAFVAKSFTGAKLVKAFNHLIAATLAADPIVESGHRVVFLSSDDEDATAPVAALAKQLGFAPVKLGKLNEGGALVHARGRTWGQLIFQDLFKKEQ from the coding sequence ATGAGCTATGCGATTGTAGGATTCGGTGCGGTAGGCCAGGCTCTCGCCCGGGCCTTCGCCCGTAAGAACATCAAGGTGGCCGTCGCGAGCCGCCGGCCGCCTGAGGCGTTGGCGCCGCAGGCTCGGGCGATTGGACCCACGGTCGTCGCCAAGTCGCTGCGGGATGCACTCGAGGCCGACACAATCATCTTGGCGGTCCCGTTCGGGGAGCATCGCGAGGTTGCGAAGGCCCTGCCGAGCTGGAAAGGCAAGACGGTCATCGACGCGATGAACGCGTTAGTTCCGCTTGAGGAGCTGGACGGCCTCCCGTCCTCCGCCTTCGTTGCGAAGTCGTTCACCGGCGCCAAGCTCGTGAAAGCTTTCAATCACCTGATTGCGGCCACCCTGGCTGCCGATCCGATCGTCGAGAGCGGGCACCGGGTCGTCTTTCTGTCGAGCGACGACGAGGACGCGACCGCTCCCGTGGCGGCCTTGGCCAAACAACTCGGGTTCGCACCCGTCAAGCTGGGAAAGCTCAACGAGGGTGGCGCGCTGGTGCATGCACGCGGCCGCACTTGGGGCCAGCTCATCTTCCAGGATTTGTTCAAGAAGGAGCAGTAA
- a CDS encoding SDR family NAD(P)-dependent oxidoreductase yields the protein MGKLEGKVAVITGGSSGMALASAKRFVEEGAYVFITGRRQEALDEAVKLIGRNVTGVRGDASNLDDLDRLFDTVKREKGKVDVLYASAGMGEAVPLGEITEQHFDAAFNLNARGTLFTVQKALPLFNDGGSIFMTGSVASVKGFPGYGVYSASKAALRSFARTWLNELKGRNIRVNVLSPGPIATPMQDQVLTEEAKRMFESLIPRGKMGRPEEIAAVALFLASDDSSFVNGVELSVDGGFSAI from the coding sequence ATGGGAAAGCTTGAGGGTAAGGTTGCAGTCATCACGGGTGGATCGAGCGGCATGGCGCTGGCGAGCGCCAAGCGGTTCGTTGAAGAAGGCGCCTATGTTTTCATCACGGGCCGGAGACAGGAGGCGCTGGACGAGGCCGTCAAGCTGATCGGCCGGAACGTGACCGGCGTGCGCGGCGACGCGTCCAATCTCGACGACCTCGACCGCCTGTTCGATACAGTCAAGCGGGAAAAGGGCAAGGTCGACGTCCTGTACGCGAGCGCCGGCATGGGCGAAGCCGTCCCACTGGGCGAGATTACCGAGCAGCACTTCGATGCGGCCTTCAACCTGAATGCGCGCGGCACGCTGTTTACGGTTCAGAAGGCGTTGCCGCTGTTCAACGATGGCGGATCGATCTTCATGACCGGGTCAGTTGCTTCGGTGAAAGGTTTTCCTGGTTACGGCGTGTATTCGGCGAGCAAGGCGGCGTTGCGCTCATTCGCACGCACTTGGCTCAACGAACTGAAGGGCAGGAATATCCGGGTGAACGTGCTGAGCCCGGGGCCGATCGCCACACCGATGCAGGACCAAGTTCTCACCGAGGAGGCGAAGCGGATGTTCGAATCCCTGATCCCGCGGGGAAAGATGGGTCGTCCTGAGGAAATTGCGGCGGTCGCGCTGTTTCTTGCTTCAGACGATTCGAGCTTCGTGAATGGGGTGGAGTTGTCTGTCGACGGCGGCTTCTCGGCCATCTGA